TCAAAGAAAATTATCAGATTGACATAATTGAAAACCCAGGAATAAAAGAAGATTCGTTAGAAGTGGGGTATTTAAAAATAACTAAGTTATTGTCGGAAAAGTAAAAAGCAGGATTAATATCCTGCTGTAAATCTTTTTTGAACAAATTTGTTGTTTTCAATTTCATCGACCACGGCAACAGCTAAGTCTTCGACTGATATTCTAGAACGACCTTCATGATCGAAAACGGGATGGTCTGTTCCTGTTCTATATTTACCTGTTCTTGTACCAGAGGTTGAAGGGTTCATTTCAATTGAAGGGCTAAAAAATGTCCAATCTAATTCATCTTCTCTTTGAATTACTTCATAAAAATCAGCTGCGGCCAATGCTCCAGGTTTAAATTCTTTAGGAAAGTCAGCACCATCAACGATACGTTGGTCATCTTTATCCAATAGGCTGCCAGCTCCACCGACAACGAGAAACCTCTTGATATCAGCCTCTTTCACCGCTTCTAAAATATGTCTTGAACCTTCTGTGAAATCATCATATAGGTTAGGATTTGTCCAGCCAGCATTATATGCAGAGATAACAGCATCAGAACCTTTGATAGCACTAGCTACTCTGTTTGGTTCATTGATGTCCATTTGTACAGCAATGACATTGGGTTTATCCTTAATAGAATCTACATCTCTTGCAATAGCAGTTACTTCAATGTTTCGGTTTAAAAGTTCGTTTAATATGTGTGAGCCTACAAATCCTGTTGCTCCAATCAATGCTACCTTCATGAATTAAAGTTTAAATGAAAAAAAAACAGATTAGAAATATCGACATTACATCTAATTTCTAATCTGTTTAAAATACAATTTTATATTAAAATTGTTTAACTAGAATTTTTTACTGCTTCAGTGATTCACCTTTATTTTGCTTGAATTTAGCGTATGAATCCATGATATAAGCTGTCAAATCTTCTTTTGAAGCTTGTTTGATAAACTCATAACTTGGCCGATATCCATCCTTAAAAAGTAACAATTCTTGTTTTTCAATCGGTATCAATGAAAGAATCAAATCATCCGTAAATACGCGGTTTACATTTCGCTGCTCTCTTTCCAACTCCAAGATTTCAATTGACGATCGAGCTTGTTTAGCCTCTTTTCCGAATAAACGAGAAGGGGAGATTCTCAATCCACCTTTAGTAGAGCTGGTTTCTACTGCTTTACTATTGTTGATTGCTCTTTCTATTTCTCTCGTCAATCGACTATCTGTAATTCTCGAAACCACCACTTCATCGATGGTAATTGTACTTTTGTCGTTTACCAAATAAATTCTGTTGACACCTTCTTGATAGATAAAAGCAGTATCACGGTCATAGCCTTGGACCATCAAACTTAAGTAATCGTTCAGCTGGCCAGGTATGGTGAAATTCCCTTGCATATCTGTTTTTACTTCTTGATTTGTCCTTAGGTTTTTGATTTGAACGTCCGGCAATTTCTTGCTGGTTTCCAAATCATAAACTATTCCCTTAATCTCCTGGCCTAAAGAAATAGTTATGCTGCTGAAAAGCAACATAACCATTAAAAATATATTCTTATTTAAATTCATATTTATTTTGATGTCCATACATTATTATCTGGATTGATGTCCGGATAAACATTGTCTGGATCTATTTTAACGCTTGTAAGCTTCTCGGTAGTATTCAATGCAAACTTCCAGGTTGCATTTCTTTCCCAAACTTCTACAGGCAATTTTTTGCGTACTTTTTTACCACTGGCAGTTGTTGCTTCAATAACTACAGGCATGGCCATTTTCTGAAGATTGGCTATCGTTATTACTGAACCTTTTGTAGGATCTAGTTCTGTATAACTAACATCGGTAATTGCTTGATCCAAGGACCAGTTGTTCAAAAACCAACCTCTCCAAAACCAATTAAGACTCTCTCCGGTTTCATTTTCGATTGTTCTGAAGAAATCATCTGGAGTAGGGTGTTTGTATGCCCAATAGTCTATATATTTTCTAAAAGCAGCATCGAAACGCTCAGGACCCAATACCTCATCTCTTAATAAGCGAAGCGCAAATCCTGGTTTATAATATGCTAATAGACCAATGTTTCTTTCTTTCATGCCTTGTGGCGTAGTCAAGATTGGTTCAAGAGCAGGGTGCATTAAGGCTTTTGCCATGGCATTGCGATCACCCATTCTTCTGAAGTACTCACCATTATTGAAAGCCTCAGTAGAAAGATCATTGATAAAGGTATTGAAACCTTCATCCATCCATGCATACAAACGTTCATTGGAACCAACAATCATTGGAAACCAAATATGTCCGAATTCATGGTCCGTTACACCCCCATAAACTACCAGCCTTAGCTCTGCTACCACAAAAAACAATTGCAGGATATTCCATACCGCCAACGTTTGATGCAACGTTGATCGCTACAGGATAAGGATAGTCCATCCATTTCTTCGAATAATACTCAATGGATGCTTTGGTATATTCCGTTGATCTTTCCCAAGCATTTCCACCATTGCTTTCTTTTGGATAAGCTGAAAGTGCCAAAGCTTTTTTGCCGCTCACTAAATTGATCTGAGCACCATCGATAATAAATGCCTTGGAGGAAGCCCAAGCTACGTCTCTTGCATTTTCTAGCCTATATTTCCAAGTTAATGTGCTTTTATTTGGCCTTGAATTCTTGTTTGTAACTTCATCTTGTGAACGGATGATAACGGTCTTGTCGCTGGATTTAGCTTTATTATATCGGTCTAGTTGTTCTTTAGTCCAAACCTCCTCAGGATTCAACAATTCACCGCCCAAAACTACGATATGATTAGCCGGTGCTGTTACTTCAACATTGAAGTCGCCATACTCCATGTAAAATTCACCTGGTCCTGTATAAGGAAGTGCATTCCAACCCATTATATCATCGTAAACTGATACTTTAGGATACCATTGAGCGATAGCATAAATATCACCATTTTCTGTCGGTAAGATACCAGTACGGTCAGCACCATATTGAGGCACGATATACGAGAAATCCATGCTTAACTCAACTTTTCCTCCTTTTGCTGCCAATGGAGTAGGAAGGTCGATTCGCATTCTTGTATCATTGATACTATACTTCACATCTTTGCCAGCACCTGTGACATTGGAGATAGT
The Sphingobacterium daejeonense genome window above contains:
- a CDS encoding NAD(P)-dependent oxidoreductase; this translates as MKVALIGATGFVGSHILNELLNRNIEVTAIARDVDSIKDKPNVIAVQMDINEPNRVASAIKGSDAVISAYNAGWTNPNLYDDFTEGSRHILEAVKEADIKRFLVVGGAGSLLDKDDQRIVDGADFPKEFKPGALAAADFYEVIQREDELDWTFFSPSIEMNPSTSGTRTGKYRTGTDHPVFDHEGRSRISVEDLAVAVVDEIENNKFVQKRFTAGY
- a CDS encoding carboxypeptidase-like regulatory domain-containing protein, which produces MDIKINMNLNKNIFLMVMLLFSSITISLGQEIKGIVYDLETSKKLPDVQIKNLRTNQEVKTDMQGNFTIPGQLNDYLSLMVQGYDRDTAFIYQEGVNRIYLVNDKSTITIDEVVVSRITDSRLTREIERAINNSKAVETSSTKGGLRISPSRLFGKEAKQARSSIEILELEREQRNVNRVFTDDLILSLIPIEKQELLLFKDGYRPSYEFIKQASKEDLTAYIMDSYAKFKQNKGESLKQ
- a CDS encoding M1 family aminopeptidase, producing the protein MVAELRLVVYGGVTDHEFGHIWFPMIVGSNERLYAWMDEGFNTFINDLSTEAFNNGEYFRRMGDRNAMAKALMHPALEPILTTPQGMKERNIGLLAYYKPGFALRLLRDEVLGPERFDAAFRKYIDYWAYKHPTPDDFFRTIENETGESLNWFWRGWFLNNWSLDQAITDVSYTELDPTKGSVITIANLQKMAMPVVIEATTASGKKVRKKLPVEVWERNATWKFALNTTEKLTSVKIDPDNVYPDINPDNNVWTSK